The Sulfolobus acidocaldarius DSM 639 genome has a window encoding:
- a CDS encoding AAA family ATPase, which translates to MVYRVSILGVKGGVGKSTIALSLGKALALKGKKVLLIERDMVGYASFAFGIKRKGILAKLADGEEHFEESFKKLSFGDGELSLLKFYGDGERVYDDLKKVMSDISLREKLSILASKFLYGYEYYITDNPPLISYNDLTLKVELDLFYSNVPNPKVLRIYVSSASRNIINSTIDYLKSFESDVNYRGTPLAFIVNMVPSLDEVERIRQELREVITKLGVSYGIAIPLYREIMEKSQENILDLPVVDEINYLADNIIKERFEEKAVYISTQGGEALSGVTLITQEPGGNGILAIMNSINKAVVEGSHVVVVYTKEKITEILRSNGIKFVGISILPKYKEERFKMKTIADVLKLAHRLANDIVYKIQDLDNPVIIVHRTNDISPAVDNTAYLDEFWNSFINSMRNKRSVKIVLICDKIKDECDVIKSYADKIIEV; encoded by the coding sequence ATGGTATATAGAGTTAGCATTCTAGGTGTTAAGGGAGGAGTTGGAAAGTCTACAATAGCTTTGTCCCTTGGAAAGGCTCTAGCCTTGAAGGGAAAGAAAGTTCTTTTGATAGAAAGAGATATGGTAGGTTATGCATCATTCGCATTCGGAATTAAAAGAAAGGGTATATTGGCTAAATTAGCCGATGGAGAAGAACATTTTGAAGAAAGTTTTAAAAAACTATCTTTTGGGGACGGGGAACTATCATTATTAAAATTTTATGGCGACGGTGAAAGAGTTTATGACGACCTTAAAAAAGTTATGTCAGATATTTCGTTGAGGGAAAAGCTCAGCATCTTGGCCAGTAAATTCTTATATGGATACGAGTATTACATCACGGATAATCCACCACTAATAAGCTACAACGATTTAACACTTAAAGTAGAACTGGACTTATTTTACTCTAATGTGCCTAATCCTAAGGTACTTAGAATTTATGTTTCATCAGCCTCTAGAAATATAATAAACTCTACAATTGATTATTTGAAGTCATTTGAAAGCGATGTGAATTACAGAGGGACTCCACTAGCTTTTATAGTAAACATGGTTCCTTCATTGGATGAAGTGGAAAGAATTAGGCAAGAGCTACGGGAAGTAATAACAAAACTAGGCGTTAGTTATGGAATAGCTATTCCTTTATACAGGGAGATCATGGAGAAATCACAAGAGAACATCTTGGACTTACCAGTTGTAGATGAAATAAACTATTTAGCAGACAACATTATAAAAGAGAGGTTTGAGGAAAAAGCTGTATATATCTCCACGCAAGGTGGGGAAGCTTTAAGCGGCGTGACGTTGATTACACAAGAACCTGGGGGAAATGGTATTTTAGCAATAATGAATTCCATAAATAAGGCAGTAGTGGAAGGATCACATGTTGTAGTAGTCTATACAAAAGAAAAGATAACCGAAATATTAAGGTCAAACGGAATTAAATTTGTGGGAATATCTATCTTACCGAAATATAAGGAGGAGAGATTTAAGATGAAGACTATTGCTGATGTGCTCAAACTAGCCCATAGATTAGCCAATGATATTGTCTACAAAATTCAAGACCTAGATAATCCTGTGATAATTGTACACAGAACTAATGACATTTCTCCTGCTGTTGATAATACAGCCTATTTAGACGAGTTCTGGAACTCATTCATAAATTCAATGAGGAACAAGAGAAGTGTGAAGATTGTGTTGATATGCGATAAGATCAAAGATGAATGTGATGTGATAAAATCTTATGCTGATAAAATTATAGAAGTGTAA
- a CDS encoding glycosyltransferase family 2 protein, with amino-acid sequence MPKVLNVVFFFSPLIISAVITYFTWVKIETILIDFGLWLAMVTAFYIFLNFYLLLRRSKRYNIEVADEMTGFKIAAFVTSFNEDPEIVERTLLSVKDAVSNQGDVFLLDDSTDENISRRLREFCTRNDINYVHRKDRRGYKAGAINDALRRIQGYDLVAIFDADQRPVRDFFKQVLPYFKDPKIAFVQVPQNYSETFSGISTGAKYQQEPFLRIIMRGRSGRSAFSLGSGTVFRIQALREVGYLPENSITEDAAVSIKLHSKGYNSVYIDVPLIWYGEPPQDLNAYLIQQSRWALGYFQLTKDIIKADLSFLKYYDYFSGFLYWIKEGPLAIVEFISPIVFLLTEIPILRINPILYLLVYLPYLFISIGIFVAGIREETEYGLKGFFYHQCVEFLEFTAVTASFISWLLGRKRPFRVTPKGGGRLNLRILLPHIVILLLLIVSTVKGILWLISANSNFLLYYAIIVNVFWAIYHIPFFLGGILISARFKTRENLTKVVYY; translated from the coding sequence ATGCCTAAGGTCTTAAACGTAGTATTCTTTTTTTCACCTTTGATAATTTCAGCGGTTATAACTTATTTCACGTGGGTGAAAATTGAGACAATATTGATAGACTTTGGGTTATGGCTCGCCATGGTTACGGCATTTTATATATTTCTTAACTTTTACCTACTTTTGAGGAGAAGTAAAAGATATAATATTGAAGTAGCAGACGAGATGACTGGTTTTAAAATAGCAGCATTTGTCACCTCGTTTAATGAGGATCCAGAGATCGTGGAGAGGACTTTACTATCAGTTAAGGACGCTGTAAGTAATCAAGGAGATGTATTTTTATTAGATGACTCCACTGATGAAAATATTTCGAGGAGGCTGAGAGAGTTTTGTACTAGGAACGATATAAATTATGTTCATAGAAAAGATAGGAGAGGTTATAAAGCTGGTGCCATAAATGATGCATTGAGGAGAATTCAGGGATATGATTTAGTAGCGATATTCGACGCGGACCAAAGACCTGTTAGGGACTTTTTCAAACAAGTTCTACCATATTTCAAGGATCCTAAGATAGCCTTTGTTCAAGTTCCTCAAAACTATTCTGAGACTTTCTCAGGTATTTCTACAGGGGCGAAATATCAGCAGGAACCCTTTCTGAGAATTATAATGAGAGGTAGAAGTGGTAGGTCAGCATTCTCTCTTGGCTCTGGAACAGTTTTCAGAATACAGGCTCTAAGGGAAGTTGGTTATTTGCCAGAAAACAGTATTACTGAGGATGCAGCTGTTTCTATAAAGCTTCACTCTAAGGGCTATAATTCTGTATATATAGACGTACCACTAATATGGTATGGGGAACCACCACAGGATCTGAATGCATACTTAATTCAGCAGTCCAGGTGGGCTCTTGGCTACTTCCAATTAACTAAGGACATAATTAAGGCAGACCTAAGTTTCCTAAAGTATTATGATTATTTTTCAGGCTTCCTTTACTGGATAAAGGAAGGTCCATTGGCAATAGTAGAGTTTATTTCACCTATCGTATTTCTACTAACGGAAATACCTATTCTCAGAATTAATCCTATCCTTTACTTACTGGTTTATCTCCCATATCTTTTCATAAGCATAGGAATATTCGTGGCTGGAATAAGAGAGGAGACAGAATATGGGCTAAAAGGGTTCTTTTACCATCAATGTGTAGAGTTTTTAGAATTTACAGCAGTAACTGCGTCTTTTATATCTTGGTTGTTGGGTAGAAAAAGACCCTTTAGAGTAACACCTAAGGGAGGTGGAAGACTTAACCTCAGAATACTGTTACCCCATATTGTCATCTTACTATTGCTTATCGTAAGTACTGTGAAAGGAATTCTCTGGTTGATTTCTGCAAATTCAAATTTCCTTCTATATTACGCAATAATTGTGAATGTGTTCTGGGCAATTTACCATATACCCTTCTTCCTCGGAGGAATCTTAATTTCTGCTAGATTTAAGACAAGGGAGAATTTAACAAAAGTGGTCTATTATTAG
- a CDS encoding GYD domain-containing protein encodes MVVFIVLSSLTDDGAKTIVGKPERIKEVNEELAKIGAKVKEQYVVFGDMDFVNIVEVDNVESFLKALVELNSRGTVRTRTYLAMPVDDAIKAMKTTPSIGHPK; translated from the coding sequence TTGGTTGTTTTCATAGTTTTATCAAGTTTAACAGATGATGGTGCTAAGACAATAGTAGGCAAACCTGAAAGAATAAAAGAGGTAAATGAGGAGCTTGCAAAAATAGGGGCTAAGGTTAAAGAACAATATGTAGTATTTGGCGACATGGATTTTGTGAATATAGTGGAAGTTGACAACGTAGAAAGCTTTCTAAAGGCACTAGTAGAACTAAATAGTAGAGGAACAGTTAGGACTAGGACTTACCTAGCCATGCCTGTCGATGACGCTATAAAGGCAATGAAGACAACTCCCTCCATAGGTCACCCAAAATAA
- a CDS encoding thermopsin, translated as MKKSVYLILYLLTCALCVHFSAVPIGISSYQGTILTPSVLGYANISSLLAYSNSSQNPYGASLQLNVMLQVNTTTSKTYYFWLQNVASFLTNDKVAYFLDNVWNVTTPYTQISNVKGNGQVYTISNGPYGQSFYGYTSNYPIRYNYPFSFYMFINTSYSGSLVTVEFGYVIVQNSTVIPPVVETYDEVQLRINGVQGASIIVNDSYTPSEVIENVPYLGMLEDCELVWGGLSNGEKTSFENMSSLLAMYYLSDQQWKPFKNIFDYGFDTAEGAYNLNVSLSNQGYALVRVGSENFQLLDTNFTPPQPSFTYVRITSKVPLVINNKLLNNYTSYINSPLSITMFNDFSINKTAIAMLKTNNNTLTIFPSSWFKNVTLVPDYEFLYFVTVNSQIPLSAQVNGINTTLNTGLYPGDTQVVIQNLTYYESNDMRIVILKVQPSLNFTINSPLNVSVSTKVQYLVTINGISKWVDNGSKIELNQTIPFYYSGVYFGTFKLYPGESIVVTQPINESLKLYPNYGNIGIIVSLIAVMLILYLVIRRK; from the coding sequence ATGAAAAAATCAGTTTATTTGATACTCTACCTCCTAACCTGCGCACTTTGCGTTCACTTCTCAGCTGTCCCAATTGGAATATCAAGCTATCAGGGGACTATACTTACCCCCTCTGTACTGGGTTATGCAAACATAAGTTCCTTGCTAGCTTATAGTAACTCGTCTCAAAATCCTTATGGAGCTTCCCTACAGCTTAATGTAATGCTACAAGTGAATACTACCACATCAAAAACTTACTACTTTTGGTTGCAGAATGTTGCGTCATTTCTAACAAATGATAAAGTGGCTTATTTTTTAGATAATGTGTGGAATGTTACAACGCCATATACGCAAATATCTAACGTCAAAGGAAACGGTCAAGTATACACAATATCTAACGGTCCTTATGGACAAAGTTTCTATGGTTATACTTCTAATTACCCGATTAGATACAACTATCCCTTCTCGTTTTACATGTTTATAAACACATCATACTCTGGATCTCTAGTTACAGTAGAGTTTGGATATGTAATTGTTCAAAATTCGACTGTTATTCCTCCTGTAGTTGAAACTTATGATGAAGTCCAACTGAGAATTAATGGAGTTCAAGGTGCATCCATAATAGTTAATGACTCCTATACTCCCAGTGAGGTTATAGAAAATGTGCCTTATCTAGGCATGCTGGAAGATTGTGAACTTGTCTGGGGAGGACTCTCTAACGGGGAAAAAACCAGCTTTGAAAACATGTCAAGCCTTCTGGCTATGTATTATTTGTCAGATCAGCAGTGGAAACCATTCAAAAACATTTTTGACTATGGATTTGATACGGCTGAAGGAGCTTACAATCTTAATGTCTCTCTGAGTAATCAGGGCTACGCATTAGTGAGAGTTGGCTCAGAGAACTTCCAGCTACTTGATACTAACTTTACTCCTCCACAGCCTTCCTTCACGTATGTTCGTATAACGAGTAAAGTGCCACTGGTGATTAACAATAAATTATTAAACAATTACACGAGTTACATTAACTCACCTTTGTCGATAACAATGTTTAATGACTTCTCCATAAATAAAACAGCTATCGCGATGCTGAAAACCAATAATAATACACTCACAATATTTCCTTCATCTTGGTTCAAAAATGTAACGTTAGTGCCGGACTATGAGTTCCTATATTTTGTAACAGTTAACTCTCAAATACCGCTGAGCGCTCAGGTGAATGGGATAAATACCACTCTAAATACAGGTTTATATCCAGGAGATACTCAAGTTGTAATACAGAATCTCACATATTATGAATCTAATGATATGAGAATAGTAATATTAAAGGTACAACCATCCTTAAACTTTACCATAAATAGTCCTTTAAACGTATCAGTAAGTACTAAGGTTCAATATTTAGTTACAATAAATGGGATTAGTAAATGGGTTGATAATGGTTCAAAAATAGAACTTAACCAGACAATACCATTCTACTATTCAGGTGTTTATTTTGGGACATTTAAACTTTACCCAGGGGAGAGTATAGTTGTTACACAACCTATAAACGAGAGTTTAAAATTATATCCTAATTACGGTAACATAGGAATAATCGTGAGTTTAATCGCAGTTATGCTGATCCTATATCTTGTGATAAGAAGAAAGTGA
- a CDS encoding DUF504 domain-containing protein, whose translation MRIKDAINKVFWTESSSLDKFTLILRDRKKGSIEVPFPDISSVDNNYIYLKDDTIIPLHRVIEIRKGNETWWRR comes from the coding sequence ATGAGAATTAAGGACGCGATAAATAAGGTTTTTTGGACGGAGAGTAGTTCCCTAGACAAGTTTACACTCATCTTAAGAGACAGAAAAAAGGGATCAATAGAGGTTCCATTTCCCGATATATCGAGTGTAGATAACAATTACATTTACCTTAAGGATGATACTATAATTCCACTTCATAGGGTGATAGAAATTAGAAAAGGCAATGAGACCTGGTGGAGGCGTTAA